The Bacteroides sp. AN502(2024) DNA segment TGGTAAGCTGTGTTAGGTAAGGATAATTTCTTTTTCTTGAGACATGACTCCCCATTATTAAACATTTGTTCTATATAAATAGATAAGCGCTGACTAAATTTGCATCGTTATTAACAGCATAATATGATGAAAAAATTAATCTATCTTGTTCCTACATTGTCTTTGGTAGGTTGTACCTCGCAGCAAGTAGAAGAAAAACCGAATGTGATTGTGATTCTTGCCGACGATCTGGGATTTGGCGATGTCAGCGCTTATGGATCGACTACCATTCATACCCCGAATATCGACAGTCTGGCTCATGGAGGAGTCTGTTTTACGAATGGATATGCTACTTCGGCGACGTCTACTCCCAGCCGTTATGCCTTAATGACTGGAATGTATCCCTGGAAAAACAAGGATGCAAAAATTCTGCCCGGGGATGCTCCTCTTATCATCAATGAGCATCAGTTCACTTTGCCAAAGATGATGCAGCAATGTGGTTATGTGACCGGAGCTATCGGAAAGTGGCATTTGGGTATGGGCGACGGGAATGTTAACTGGAATGAAACCGTCAAACCGGGTGCCAGGGAAGTCGGGTTCGATTACTCTTGCCTGATTGCGGCAACCAATGACCGTGTGCCGACCGTTTACGTGGAAAACGGCGATGTCGTGGGACTTGATCCGGCCGATCCTATCGAAGTGAGTTACGAGAAGAATTTTGAGGGAGAGCCGACTGCCATCTCTCATCCGGAGATGTTGAAGATGCAGTGGGCACACGGACACAATAATTCCATAGTAAACGGAATACCCCGTATCGGTTATATGAAAGGTGGCCACAAAGCTCGTTGGAAAGACGAGGACATGCCCGACTATTTTGTAGATAAGGTGAAGAATTTTATAACCGAACACAAAGATGCTCCCTTCTTCTTGTACTACGGCCTGCACGAACCTCATGTACCCCGCGCTCCCCACCAGCGTTTTGTCGGCAAAACAACCATGGGACCCCGTGGTGACGCTATCGTTGAGGCGGACTGGTGTGTTGGTGAATTGCTTGCTCACCTGGAGAAAGAGGGATTGTTGGGAAACACACTGATTATCTTCTCCAGTGATAACGGTCCTGTATTGAATGACGGCTACAAAGACGGTGCTCCAGAGTTGGTAGGCAATCATCTTCCTGCAGGGGGACTTCGCGGAGGCAAGTACAGTCTGTTTGACGGCGGTACGCATATTCCTTTGTTTGTTTATTGGAAAGGAAAGATTCAGCCGGTTGTATCCGATGCGCTGGTTTGCCAGGTGGATATCCTTGCTTCTTTGGGTTCAATGGTACATGCCGATTTGCCGGAGGGGCTGGATAGCCGGAATCACCTCGATGCCTTTTTCGGAAAAGCTTCAACTGCCCGCGAAGAGGTAGTATTGGAAGCACAAGGACGTATGGCTTACCGTTCGGGCAACTGGATCATGATGCCTCCTTATAAAGGTTCTGAACGCAACCTGACCGGAAATGAATTAGGTAATCTGGGTGAATACGGATTGTTCAATGTAAAAGCCGACCGAACTCAACATCAGAACGAAGCGGCCCAACACCCCGAACTTCTGGATTCTCTGAAACGGAATTTCTTTGCCGAAGTGGATGATTATTATCGCAGTGAAGTAGAAGAAGAACCATTAAAATAAGGTCAAATGTTTATTCTGAACATAAATCCCGTTGATAAAACAATCGTTCTATTCTACCGGGATTTATTTCTCTACCTTTGTTCTGTTTGATGTCGGACAATTAACCTTGAAGTATGTATATGAAAATGAAAGTTTTTTTAATGTTTGTATTGCTGTTCTTATGTTCAATGGGAACAAAGGCGCAGAATTTGGGGGCGAACTATAATGAAAATATAGACTACCCGATTACGGAAATAGAGATGCTGAAGAAATCGAAAGTGACTTGGGTGAGAGGATTTATCAATATCCCCAATCTGTTTCTTCAAAATGAAAATGGAAAGATTGTAGGCGTGAAAGAAGAAGCCATCAAGACACATATTCCCACACTGAAATTTATCCAGGCCAAGAAAGCGTTGGGCGACCGTGTGAAATTCATCTTGAGTCTGAAAATACCTTTTGAATTATATACCGATACGGTTCCTAAAGTAGGGACGAAGGAGATGGAGTACATATTCCGGGCAACGGAAGTGTTATTGCAAACTTATCAGATGGCGCAGAACATTGACATCTTGGTTATGGGTAACGAACCGGAGTGGGAGAATACATTGGATACCGATCTTTGTCATGCGGATGGTGAAGATTATCGGGCATTTCTGAATGAGTTTGCCAATCGGCTGACTACTTGGAAGCAGGCTAATGGTTGGACATTTGATATTTATGCTGGAGCATTGAACCGTGTTTCCGAGTTACCGAAGAGCGAAACGGTACCAGCAGTAGTCTCTGTGGTCAATGACAATCCTAATGTGGTAGGGCTCGACCTGCACGTTCACGCATTGAAAATCAATCAGGCGGAAGATGATTTTCGGATTATCCGCAATAAATATGGTGTAACCAAAAAACTGATTTGCACGGAATTCTCTATGGTACGTGCTTTGAATCCTCATGTGGCAGATCCGCTGGGAGAATGGGGAACGAAGAATGGTTACACAGCCGGAATGAAAATCTACGAATATCTTAATCTGATAGCTGAAAAGGCGAATGCTGGTACACCGGTTAGTGCTGCCGAGTTCAAGAGTCTTTTTGAGAGTTATGCCTGGTATCCGAAGAATTGGTATAAGACTTTTTATGAGGTATTCAAGAAATATGATACGTATGCCATTACCGGACGTTTTAGCGTGGTTCCCGGTGGTGCAAGAGCTGTTTATGATGCGAAGACTGAAATGTGGGAACTTGGAGGTATTTATTTTTCCCGTTATTTAGGACTGGATGCAGATGGATTCTACAATCCCAATCCGTTATTATATCCTGATTTTATCGCTGCCCGGGATGGATTGGCTGTTTCCAGTCTTGTTGGAGGACAACGGGAATTGTTCATTAGTTGGGGTAATGGAGCCGATAAAACAGGCATACTGTCAGTAACAAATGAAGAGGGAACAGAGGTGGTGCGTCAGTCGCTTGATTCGGAGAATGACTATACATTGGTTGAAGATCTTGTTCCTGGGACGACTTATCATGTAGCACTACTGAAATCAGATGATGATACCGTGTTGTGGAAGGATGATGTTAAGACCAAGTCTGTAACAGGAAAGTTTCCTTTGTTGAAATATCAACAAGTGGATGAATATATGTTAGTGCAACTGCTAAATTTGCCGGCTGATGTATCTTCTTATAAAGTAAAGCTGGATGGACAGGAAATCAATATAGTGAATAAGAACCTGAATGGACAGATACTTGCCGTTGAAGTGACTTATCAGGATGGATCGGTAGAAATGTTGTCGACAACAATTAGAAAGAAATTACCTTAAATTTATTCGCTTATGAAAGTAATATATGTAATGTTGGTATGTTTGTGGGTTTTCATCTCTTGTGCGGAGACGGAATATGCCGAAAACGGGATTGATAAAAAGAATATAACGGGATATACCGAAGTTGGGTTTTATAGTTTGGATGGAATTTGTGCTTTTACAGAGCAGGAACAACTTCAGTTTGCAATTAATCCTAAACGGCTGACTTATCGCCTGCAAAATTCGGATCAAAGCAAATACATTCATGTGAAGTTTGACGGGAAGCCCACAACTGTTGGCCAAAAGATAAAGACTGAATTCTCATTTCAAGGAGTTTCTTTCCTCAAAGAAAGGATGGAGATGGAAGTAGTTTGTATAGACGGAGATAAAGTTTGGTTGTCAG contains these protein-coding regions:
- a CDS encoding sulfatase-like hydrolase/transferase translates to MKKLIYLVPTLSLVGCTSQQVEEKPNVIVILADDLGFGDVSAYGSTTIHTPNIDSLAHGGVCFTNGYATSATSTPSRYALMTGMYPWKNKDAKILPGDAPLIINEHQFTLPKMMQQCGYVTGAIGKWHLGMGDGNVNWNETVKPGAREVGFDYSCLIAATNDRVPTVYVENGDVVGLDPADPIEVSYEKNFEGEPTAISHPEMLKMQWAHGHNNSIVNGIPRIGYMKGGHKARWKDEDMPDYFVDKVKNFITEHKDAPFFLYYGLHEPHVPRAPHQRFVGKTTMGPRGDAIVEADWCVGELLAHLEKEGLLGNTLIIFSSDNGPVLNDGYKDGAPELVGNHLPAGGLRGGKYSLFDGGTHIPLFVYWKGKIQPVVSDALVCQVDILASLGSMVHADLPEGLDSRNHLDAFFGKASTAREEVVLEAQGRMAYRSGNWIMMPPYKGSERNLTGNELGNLGEYGLFNVKADRTQHQNEAAQHPELLDSLKRNFFAEVDDYYRSEVEEEPLK